Proteins encoded by one window of Thermobaculum terrenum ATCC BAA-798:
- the upp gene encoding uracil phosphoribosyltransferase, with amino-acid sequence MGKVHVSSHPLVAHKVTLLRDVNTEPKRFRELVDEITSLLLYEATLDFPLREIEVQTPLATTRGYDLQWRIGFVPILRAGLGMVPAALRLMPFAEVWHLGIYREHDTLRPVEYYNKLPQDMKIDVALVLDPMLATGGSAVAAVDVLKLRNLSAVRFVGLIAAPEGIEALTRAHPDIEIYVAAVDSHLNDQAYIVPGLGDAGDRQFGTG; translated from the coding sequence TTGGGCAAGGTACATGTATCCAGTCATCCACTGGTGGCCCACAAGGTCACCCTCCTCAGGGATGTCAACACCGAACCTAAGCGGTTCAGAGAGCTCGTGGACGAGATAACCAGCCTCCTGCTCTATGAGGCCACGCTCGATTTCCCCCTCAGAGAGATCGAGGTCCAGACGCCCCTGGCCACCACCCGCGGGTACGACCTCCAGTGGCGGATCGGCTTCGTCCCCATCCTGCGCGCAGGCCTCGGCATGGTGCCGGCAGCCCTCCGCCTGATGCCCTTCGCCGAGGTGTGGCACCTGGGGATCTACCGCGAGCACGATACCCTCAGGCCCGTGGAGTACTACAACAAGCTCCCGCAGGACATGAAGATCGATGTCGCCCTGGTGCTCGACCCCATGCTCGCCACCGGGGGCTCAGCGGTCGCGGCGGTGGATGTCCTCAAGCTCCGCAACCTGTCCGCCGTGCGCTTCGTGGGGCTCATCGCTGCCCCCGAGGGCATAGAAGCCCTCACCAGGGCGCATCCAGATATCGAGATCTACGTGGCTGCTGTGGATTCACACCTCAACGACCAGGCCTATATCGTGCCCGGGTTGGGGGACGCCGGAGATAGACAGTTCGGGACAGGCTAG
- the plsY gene encoding glycerol-3-phosphate 1-O-acyltransferase PlsY — protein MSVVIACIIGYLLGSIPNGYIVGRLMAGVDVRTVGSGKTGATNVRRLVGWKGFFLVLFMDVAKGALAVLLARWLLPEPNYWAQAAAGVFAVVGHTWPLFLGFRGGRGLATGMGALLVMVPLAVLVLAVLGIPLVIISRYISLGSVTGSALAPIVVLLLVIFLHEPWAYFVYTLVAALLVIAMHKDNIQRLLQGTERRI, from the coding sequence ATGTCCGTAGTCATTGCTTGCATTATCGGGTACCTTCTGGGCTCCATACCCAACGGCTACATCGTGGGCAGGCTGATGGCAGGAGTGGACGTGCGCACGGTGGGCTCCGGCAAGACGGGCGCCACCAACGTCCGCAGGCTCGTGGGGTGGAAGGGCTTCTTCCTCGTGCTCTTCATGGACGTCGCCAAGGGCGCCCTGGCGGTGCTGCTCGCTCGGTGGCTCCTGCCCGAACCCAACTACTGGGCACAGGCCGCAGCTGGCGTCTTCGCAGTCGTCGGCCACACCTGGCCCCTGTTCCTGGGCTTCAGAGGTGGCAGGGGACTGGCCACCGGGATGGGCGCCCTCCTGGTGATGGTCCCACTGGCGGTGCTGGTGCTGGCCGTGCTGGGTATCCCCCTGGTGATCATCTCCAGGTACATCAGCCTGGGGTCGGTGACCGGCAGCGCCCTCGCCCCCATAGTGGTGCTGCTGCTGGTGATCTTCCTGCACGAACCATGGGCGTACTTCGTCTACACCCTGGTGGCTGCCCTGCTGGTCATCGCCATGCACAAGGACAACATCCAGAGGCTCCTCCAGGGCACGGAGAGAAGGATCTAA
- the der gene encoding ribosome biogenesis GTPase Der: MAAKPIVAIVGRPNVGKSTFFNRLLGERAAIVQDEPGTTRDRLYGEVSWRGRTFTIVDTGGLETSVDSSSDEPDPIRRMVREQAEQAIREADLIVFMIDVKTGPTPSDYEIADLLRRTNKPTILAVNKADSPQREYEAVEFYSLGMGDPIPVSAYHGMGITPLLDRVVELLPPEEEEEEEETGPVVRIAIVGRPNVGKSRLLNAILGQERAIVSDVPGTTRDPVDTEIQWGDQRIVLIDTAGIRRRGKVESGIEQYSVFRTLRAIGRSDVVLLLIDAQEGLTAQDEHIAGYVLEEYKGLVLVVNKWDLVEKDENTANEYVAHLRERMPFVDWAPVRFISAKYSQGIPGLVETALKIARERERRITTAALNRLLRDAVAAHQPPSKPGKWLKFYYVTQADVKPPTFVFFVNDPKQVQFGYKRYLENRIREAYGFEGTPIRMYFRSRQET; this comes from the coding sequence ATGGCGGCAAAACCAATCGTAGCTATAGTAGGTAGACCAAACGTCGGCAAGTCAACTTTCTTCAACCGCCTGCTGGGGGAAAGGGCAGCGATAGTGCAGGATGAGCCTGGCACCACGCGCGACCGCCTCTACGGCGAGGTCAGCTGGCGCGGCAGGACCTTCACCATCGTCGATACCGGCGGCCTGGAGACCAGCGTCGACTCATCCTCCGATGAGCCCGACCCCATCCGCCGCATGGTTCGCGAGCAGGCAGAGCAGGCCATACGGGAGGCCGACCTGATCGTCTTCATGATCGACGTCAAGACGGGGCCCACCCCCTCGGACTATGAGATAGCCGACCTGCTCAGGCGCACCAACAAGCCCACCATCCTGGCGGTCAACAAGGCCGACTCCCCTCAGCGGGAGTACGAGGCCGTGGAGTTCTACTCCCTCGGCATGGGCGATCCCATCCCCGTCTCCGCCTACCACGGCATGGGCATCACCCCCCTCCTGGACAGGGTCGTCGAGCTCCTCCCTCCCGAGGAAGAGGAGGAAGAGGAAGAGACCGGCCCCGTCGTGCGCATCGCCATCGTCGGCAGGCCCAACGTCGGCAAGAGCCGGCTCCTCAACGCCATCCTGGGGCAGGAGCGCGCCATAGTCAGCGATGTACCCGGCACCACGCGCGACCCCGTGGACACGGAGATCCAGTGGGGCGACCAGCGCATAGTGCTCATCGACACCGCCGGCATACGGCGTCGGGGCAAGGTCGAGTCCGGCATCGAACAGTACAGCGTCTTCAGGACCCTCAGGGCCATCGGCCGCAGCGACGTCGTGCTGCTGCTGATAGATGCTCAGGAGGGCCTCACCGCCCAGGATGAGCACATCGCCGGCTACGTCCTGGAAGAGTACAAGGGGCTGGTGCTGGTCGTCAATAAGTGGGACCTCGTTGAGAAGGACGAGAACACCGCCAACGAATACGTCGCCCACCTCAGGGAGAGAATGCCCTTCGTCGACTGGGCACCCGTCAGGTTCATCTCCGCCAAGTACTCCCAGGGCATCCCCGGGCTGGTGGAGACCGCCCTCAAGATCGCCAGGGAGAGGGAGCGCAGGATCACCACCGCCGCCCTCAACCGCCTGCTGAGGGACGCCGTCGCCGCTCACCAGCCTCCTAGCAAGCCCGGCAAGTGGCTCAAGTTCTACTACGTCACTCAGGCTGATGTCAAGCCACCCACATTCGTCTTCTTTGTGAACGATCCCAAGCAGGTGCAGTTCGGCTACAAGCGCTATCTGGAGAATCGCATACGGGAAGCCTACGGTTTTGAGGGTACTCCCATCAGGATGTACTTCCGCAGCAGACAGGAGACGTAG
- a CDS encoding helix-turn-helix transcriptional regulator: MQRRLLKVPEVASYLGISRAKAWALVNSGYLPSVLVPPRSRRVPLDVLENWVQQQLQSAPAKEAADGDAE; this comes from the coding sequence GTGCAAAGACGGCTCTTGAAGGTTCCTGAGGTCGCCTCCTACCTGGGCATCAGCCGCGCCAAGGCTTGGGCCCTGGTCAACTCCGGATACCTGCCCTCGGTGCTCGTGCCCCCGAGATCTCGCAGGGTCCCGCTGGACGTCCTGGAGAACTGGGTGCAGCAGCAGCTCCAGAGTGCGCCGGCAAAGGAGGCGGCGGATGGCGATGCGGAGTAA
- a CDS encoding AAA family ATPase, producing the protein MAMRSNPVDSSRADAPFPQPRGARHQKQPTTDIRQIKSKLDLASLVERHAGELRREGGYLKALCPFHKEKTPSLAIYPSRQRWQCFGCDRKGDVIDFLGHVRFNGLWDRTNSSQFKEVLAEATRIAGELPTNSRIPDPLTIGNSGISPAGEKTYELRDPAGALVAYHIRVENPEGVKVSMPYKLPDGSWGLGDLPKESLPLYRSQHLASSPGATIVLTEGEKGADVLSELLPPEKYLVLGTACGSATTPGEEALRPILGREVVLVPDADEGGIAHMQRIALRLLEMGAPEGSVKILLGYDLADYREPLEKLLARKVKTVTPEMATRWRQERIPEFPVPKESGNREHPGFVPVWLQPEPRPRDWIVEDLIPEGTITLLYGDAGTGKSAFATALALHVCTGSPFLGKQTIGGPVAYVDTEFDAEEFVRRSYALSRGMGLMGPPEGIYYLRTQGSLTDPAVRAQVEASWDFAPAMVILDSLTLGAYESDTKDVAAVVEILTWLEELQITALVLDHHAKPSPGANLSDYRPYGSFAKHGKGRHVLQLLAGEAGGTAVRVSKSNLAPRGLTLGFSLRWEGDQILLREEQLGSETLAGVERNLPRSMQVLIALARHPEGTSAEELAKDLEMGQKTVQNHLSVLRSLGKVQQLERGRWVAK; encoded by the coding sequence ATGGCGATGCGGAGTAATCCTGTCGACTCCTCCCGGGCGGACGCCCCGTTCCCCCAGCCACGCGGCGCAAGACATCAGAAGCAGCCCACAACCGACATCCGGCAGATCAAGTCGAAGCTGGACCTCGCGTCGCTCGTGGAGCGCCACGCGGGCGAGCTCCGAAGGGAGGGGGGCTACCTGAAGGCCCTTTGCCCCTTCCACAAGGAGAAGACTCCCAGCCTGGCGATATACCCTTCGCGCCAGAGGTGGCAGTGCTTCGGCTGCGACCGCAAGGGGGACGTGATCGACTTCCTCGGGCACGTGCGCTTCAACGGCCTTTGGGACCGCACCAACAGCTCGCAGTTCAAGGAGGTGCTGGCGGAGGCCACAAGGATCGCGGGCGAGCTCCCCACAAATTCCCGAATTCCCGATCCCTTAACAATCGGGAATTCGGGAATTTCTCCCGCCGGCGAGAAGACCTACGAGCTGCGCGATCCTGCGGGGGCGCTGGTGGCCTACCACATCCGCGTGGAGAATCCCGAGGGTGTGAAGGTGTCCATGCCCTACAAGCTCCCCGACGGCTCGTGGGGCCTGGGCGACCTGCCGAAGGAATCGCTCCCCCTGTACCGCAGCCAGCATCTGGCGTCATCCCCCGGGGCGACGATCGTCCTCACGGAGGGCGAGAAGGGAGCGGACGTGCTCTCGGAGCTCCTGCCACCGGAGAAGTACCTCGTGCTGGGCACAGCCTGTGGCTCAGCCACCACCCCGGGGGAGGAGGCTCTCAGGCCGATCCTGGGCAGGGAGGTCGTGCTCGTGCCCGACGCCGACGAGGGAGGCATCGCTCACATGCAGCGGATAGCCCTGCGCCTGCTGGAGATGGGCGCGCCCGAGGGCTCCGTCAAGATCCTGCTGGGGTACGACCTGGCGGACTACAGGGAGCCGCTGGAGAAGCTGCTGGCCCGCAAGGTGAAGACGGTCACTCCCGAGATGGCCACCAGGTGGCGGCAAGAGCGTATTCCCGAATTCCCGGTCCCTAAAGAATCGGGAAATCGGGAACATCCCGGGTTCGTCCCCGTGTGGCTGCAGCCCGAGCCCCGGCCACGCGACTGGATCGTCGAGGACCTCATCCCCGAGGGGACGATCACCCTCCTGTACGGAGACGCGGGCACAGGCAAGAGCGCTTTTGCGACGGCGCTGGCGCTGCACGTGTGCACCGGCAGTCCTTTCCTGGGAAAGCAGACGATCGGCGGCCCAGTGGCGTACGTGGACACGGAGTTCGACGCGGAGGAGTTCGTCCGCAGGAGCTACGCGCTCTCCCGAGGCATGGGGCTGATGGGCCCGCCGGAGGGGATCTACTACCTGCGCACGCAGGGCTCCCTGACGGATCCTGCTGTGAGGGCACAGGTGGAGGCCTCGTGGGACTTCGCCCCCGCGATGGTGATCCTCGACTCCCTGACGCTGGGGGCATACGAGTCGGACACGAAGGACGTGGCGGCAGTGGTGGAGATCCTGACCTGGCTGGAGGAGCTGCAGATAACGGCGCTGGTGCTGGATCACCACGCAAAACCCTCCCCGGGAGCCAACCTGAGCGACTACCGCCCCTACGGCTCCTTCGCCAAGCACGGCAAGGGCAGGCACGTGCTGCAGCTGCTGGCGGGAGAGGCCGGAGGCACCGCGGTGAGGGTGAGCAAGAGCAACCTGGCGCCCCGGGGACTGACGCTGGGCTTCAGTCTCCGCTGGGAGGGAGACCAGATACTGCTGAGGGAGGAGCAGCTGGGGAGCGAGACGCTTGCGGGCGTGGAGCGCAACCTGCCGCGCTCGATGCAGGTGCTGATAGCGCTGGCACGCCACCCCGAGGGAACAAGCGCCGAGGAGCTGGCCAAAGACCTGGAGATGGGCCAGAAGACGGTGCAGAACCACCTGTCGGTGCTGCGCTCGCTGGGGAAGGTGCAGCAGCTGGAGAGGGGGAGGTGGGTGGCAAAATAG
- a CDS encoding MarR family winged helix-turn-helix transcriptional regulator yields MDRLAMTFLRLGQAMRALIARESHGEGLTPAQAQALLFVRHTKSFATTIGNLALWLASSHASAVGVVDSLERRGLLTREVSDRDRRVTLLRLTPEGERVASALARWGDALSEALAEMTPEDRRVFELGLGRVLWSLQEAGALFVAEPCRGCAYFRENALPGSLHPHRCALIDAYLSEEESRKLCPDHTPVANFSGK; encoded by the coding sequence ATGGACCGCCTCGCGATGACCTTCCTGCGGCTGGGGCAGGCGATGCGCGCCCTCATCGCCCGGGAGTCGCACGGTGAGGGTCTGACGCCGGCGCAGGCACAGGCGCTCCTGTTCGTGCGGCATACCAAGAGCTTTGCGACGACGATCGGTAACCTCGCGCTCTGGCTCGCCAGCTCGCACGCCAGCGCCGTGGGCGTGGTGGACTCCCTGGAGCGCAGGGGGCTGCTGACCCGGGAGGTCAGCGACCGCGACCGCAGGGTCACGCTGCTCCGCCTGACGCCCGAGGGGGAGCGAGTGGCCTCGGCGCTCGCCCGCTGGGGAGACGCCCTCTCGGAGGCGCTGGCCGAGATGACGCCCGAGGATCGCCGCGTCTTCGAGCTGGGGCTAGGCAGGGTGCTCTGGAGCCTGCAGGAGGCGGGAGCGCTCTTCGTGGCGGAGCCCTGCCGCGGGTGCGCCTACTTCCGGGAGAACGCCCTCCCGGGGAGTCTCCATCCCCACAGGTGCGCGCTGATCGACGCCTACCTCTCGGAGGAGGAGTCGCGCAAGCTCTGTCCCGATCACACACCGGTGGCGAATTTCTCCGGCAAATAG
- a CDS encoding glutamine amidotransferase-related protein yields the protein MIALRHVPWEDLGAFERHIVRLGAEVEYVDLFAGSMPSAVGEPSALFVMGGPMGVYEGDRYPFLRREVEFIRSCLESGVPTVGVCLGSQLLAAALGAGVYPNPRGKEIGWGEITTMPEAASDPIFSRFAPTETVLHWHGDIFDLPPGAIPLASSAVTPCQAFRWGSSAWGILFHVEADDGLLSRWLSEPQMIAEASAQDPNLPEAIAREAPRHVPRLESLQAAVVDALLGPAEGG from the coding sequence GTGATCGCGCTGCGTCATGTCCCCTGGGAGGACCTGGGAGCGTTCGAGCGTCACATCGTGCGCCTTGGGGCGGAGGTGGAGTACGTCGACCTGTTCGCGGGGAGTATGCCCTCCGCGGTGGGGGAGCCCTCCGCCCTGTTCGTGATGGGCGGCCCGATGGGCGTGTACGAGGGGGATCGTTACCCCTTCCTGAGGCGGGAGGTGGAGTTCATCCGCAGCTGCCTGGAGAGCGGCGTTCCGACCGTTGGCGTCTGCCTGGGGAGCCAGCTGCTCGCGGCGGCGCTCGGCGCCGGAGTGTACCCCAACCCCCGGGGCAAGGAGATCGGCTGGGGCGAGATCACCACCATGCCCGAGGCCGCAAGCGACCCCATCTTCTCGAGGTTCGCCCCCACGGAGACGGTGCTGCACTGGCACGGGGATATCTTCGACCTGCCGCCGGGAGCTATCCCCCTGGCCAGCTCGGCTGTTACCCCCTGCCAGGCATTCAGGTGGGGCAGTAGCGCCTGGGGCATCCTCTTCCACGTGGAGGCCGATGACGGCCTGCTCTCCAGGTGGCTGAGCGAGCCCCAGATGATCGCGGAGGCCAGCGCACAGGATCCCAACCTGCCGGAGGCGATCGCGCGGGAGGCGCCCCGCCACGTGCCCCGGCTCGAGTCGCTGCAGGCGGCTGTGGTCGACGCCCTGCTGGGGCCTGCGGAGGGAGGATAG